In the Zonotrichia leucophrys gambelii isolate GWCS_2022_RI unplaced genomic scaffold, RI_Zleu_2.0 Scaffold_121_137240, whole genome shotgun sequence genome, cctcaggctgtagatgagggggttcagggctggaggcaccactgagtacagaactgacactgccagatccagggatggggagaagatGGAtgggggcttcaggtaggcaaacGCTGCAGTGCTGATGAACAGAGAGACCATGGCCAGGTGAGGAAGGCAGGTGGAAAAagctttgtgccgtccctgcccagagggaatcctcagcacagccctgaagatctgcatataggagaaaacaatgaacacaaaacagccaaatgCTAAACAGGCACTAATTGCACTGAGTCCCAGCTTTCTCAGAGTGTTGGTGTGTGAGCAAGAGAGCTTGAGGATCAAAGGAAcatcacagaagaactggcccagggcattggtATGGCACAGGCgaagggaaaatgtattggtcGTGTGTATGAGAGCAGTGacaaaggcactggcccaggcagctgctgccatgtggg is a window encoding:
- the LOC135460898 gene encoding olfactory receptor 14J1-like, which codes for GNGLIISAIACGHHLHTPMFFFLLNLALADLGSICTTVFSFLTIMCYDRYMSICKPLHYGTLLGSRACAHMAAAAWASAFVTALIHTTNTFSLRLCHTNALGQFFCDVPLILKLSCSHTNTLRKLGLSAISACLAFGCFVFIVFSYMQIFRAVLRIPSGQGRHKAFSTCLPHLAMVSLFISTAAFAYLKPPSIFSPSLDLAVSVLYSVVPPALNPLIYSLRNQELKAAVWRLITGRFQKQ